The Saccharopolyspora gloriosae genome window below encodes:
- a CDS encoding type II toxin-antitoxin system VapC family toxin, which translates to MGGPRIAAGGTLILDGSAVAELAAGGARVRAHLEIARERRARVVISAVTLAESLRGDAVGAALDEVLARITVLPVTSEIARLAGKRSARGPGDQAERSGVDVDARTESTVDAIVAATALRCARPVVLLTAVPEVMRRLLAELAVLGEVEPSGMSETAKVQAGEEIFMDERGGGAVRRAGRPRVAIAQA; encoded by the coding sequence ATGGGCGGACCGCGAATAGCGGCGGGCGGAACGCTGATCTTGGACGGATCCGCGGTGGCCGAGCTCGCCGCGGGTGGTGCACGAGTCCGCGCGCATCTGGAGATCGCTCGTGAGCGCCGAGCGCGGGTGGTCATCAGCGCGGTGACGCTCGCCGAGTCGTTGCGCGGGGATGCGGTCGGGGCGGCGCTCGACGAGGTGCTCGCTCGGATCACTGTGCTGCCCGTGACTTCGGAGATCGCTCGACTCGCGGGAAAGCGCTCGGCCCGCGGACCGGGTGATCAGGCCGAACGGTCAGGTGTCGATGTGGATGCGCGGACCGAGTCCACAGTGGACGCCATCGTTGCGGCGACCGCACTGCGGTGCGCCCGTCCGGTCGTGCTGCTCACCGCGGTGCCCGAGGTGATGCGTCGCCTGCTCGCGGAACTTGCGGTGCTCGGGGAAGTCGAGCCGTCGGGGATGTCGGAGACCGCGAAAGTGCAGGCAGGAGAGGAGATTTTCATGGACGAACGCGGCGGCGGGGCGGTCCGGCGAGCGGGTCGGCCACGGGTGGCCATCGCGCAGGCGTGA